The proteins below come from a single Streptococcus hyointestinalis genomic window:
- a CDS encoding protein kinase domain-containing protein, which produces MFYYENDYLLSAESPKCEDVRDEFFRYIIFDRERRQGWKIHISCTIENHLMIINIVGDYLLMNKISFKYIDKLNSLYYLLSGDAPYGQAGKFITIYPKSDKQFRNIIEDLYPKLDGYQGVYIISDKQFKDSVIYYRFGLFENDGIPYLIDNEGYFVKDERDYFCVPKFENDPFDNFSEADIAYSTLGVTVFPLDIIHTSSSGNVYHSIYEDEVVILKEARRYILGVYGDSIGELQNEINIISFLNNHGIVVPRLLLTFYEEGNFFGVFEEIQGQSLDFFRAINQKIEDTKKIFANLIELLDKIHQVGVVINDISPANFIIKSDLEPVIVDFGSSYFVKDGLKDNIKGATPTFYDESVKDLVPFNSDFHKLGYVLLNYLLPINSVNNYDPTGNTLLAQFKIFAEYNELGYFYEIIILLIRQPLDWKTKLSKLIDRGFSRNTSFVKPRYFKELEYRKKNYEKQTLPDVTLGNRLVYTFSKLLVDEIQTYFKSVIRMSNEDIKHWICGYPDLSIKSGVLGLGLLCIFTDGSLMSDELVNLVEKRMSESDVKEDSLFEGKLGHCLFYLIRYVNTNDDFYLKKCSSLLEEVNKNIKYDDGEYCFIMDYSENISSPYLCDGLSGLVFIALELYKLINDHNYRYRLENEIIKPYCETLRKIKWCKNSGLFFGGLGIGMVLSEVSKVFDDKMMYQDAIELIYNMVQFDVYENGLYVPLSNDKTTSSLRFSDGALGNLFVLNIIGV; this is translated from the coding sequence ATGTTTTATTATGAGAATGATTATCTTCTTTCTGCAGAGTCACCAAAATGTGAAGATGTGAGAGATGAATTTTTTAGGTATATTATATTTGATAGGGAAAGAAGACAGGGATGGAAAATCCATATTTCATGTACAATTGAAAATCATTTGATGATTATTAATATTGTTGGGGATTATCTTTTAATGAATAAAATTAGTTTTAAATATATTGATAAACTAAATTCATTATATTATTTATTATCAGGAGATGCTCCCTATGGACAGGCAGGAAAATTTATTACAATCTATCCCAAGTCGGATAAACAATTCAGAAATATTATAGAGGATTTATATCCTAAATTAGATGGATATCAGGGTGTTTATATTATCTCTGATAAGCAATTCAAAGATTCAGTTATTTATTATCGTTTTGGTTTATTTGAGAATGATGGTATACCTTATTTGATTGACAATGAAGGGTATTTTGTGAAAGATGAGAGAGATTATTTCTGTGTTCCGAAGTTTGAAAATGATCCTTTTGATAATTTTAGTGAAGCAGATATTGCTTATAGTACATTGGGTGTAACAGTTTTTCCATTAGATATTATTCATACCTCCTCATCCGGTAATGTTTACCATTCTATTTATGAAGATGAGGTAGTTATTTTAAAAGAGGCAAGGAGGTATATTTTAGGAGTTTATGGTGACTCAATAGGTGAATTACAAAATGAAATCAATATTATTTCTTTTCTTAATAATCACGGGATAGTTGTTCCTAGGTTGCTTTTGACTTTCTATGAAGAAGGTAATTTTTTTGGAGTGTTTGAAGAAATACAAGGTCAAAGTTTAGATTTTTTCCGTGCTATAAATCAAAAAATAGAGGATACCAAGAAAATCTTTGCGAACCTCATAGAGTTATTAGATAAGATCCATCAGGTAGGAGTTGTTATAAATGATATTAGTCCTGCTAATTTTATTATAAAAAGTGATCTTGAGCCTGTTATTGTTGATTTTGGTTCCTCCTATTTTGTAAAAGATGGGTTAAAAGATAATATTAAGGGAGCTACTCCTACATTCTATGATGAGAGTGTAAAAGATTTGGTTCCTTTTAATAGTGATTTTCATAAATTGGGATATGTTTTACTAAATTATTTGTTACCAATTAATTCTGTAAACAATTACGATCCAACAGGCAATACTTTATTAGCACAATTTAAAATATTTGCAGAGTATAATGAACTAGGGTATTTTTATGAAATAATTATATTGTTGATACGACAGCCTTTGGATTGGAAAACTAAATTATCTAAATTAATTGATAGAGGATTTAGTAGGAATACATCTTTTGTAAAACCTAGATATTTTAAAGAACTTGAATATAGAAAAAAGAATTATGAAAAGCAAACCTTACCAGATGTTACACTGGGTAATAGATTAGTCTATACTTTTTCTAAACTTTTAGTAGATGAAATACAGACCTATTTTAAATCAGTTATTAGAATGTCAAATGAAGATATCAAACATTGGATATGTGGATATCCAGATTTATCTATAAAATCTGGTGTGTTAGGCTTAGGTTTACTTTGTATTTTTACTGATGGTTCATTAATGAGTGATGAATTGGTTAACCTTGTAGAGAAACGGATGTCAGAGTCTGATGTTAAAGAAGACAGTCTTTTTGAAGGGAAGTTAGGACATTGTCTGTTTTATTTAATAAGATATGTGAATACTAATGATGATTTTTATTTGAAAAAATGTTCTAGTTTGTTAGAAGAGGTTAACAAAAATATTAAGTACGATGATGGAGAATATTGTTTTATAATGGATTACTCAGAAAATATATCTAGTCCTTATTTATGTGATGGATTATCTGGTTTAGTATTTATAGCCTTAGAGTTATATAAATTGATAAATGATCATAACTACAGGTATAGATTAGAGAATGAGATTATTAAGCCGTATTGTGAAACATTACGAAAGATCAAATGGTGCAAAAATAGTGGTTTATTTTTTGGAGGTTTAGGAATTGGAATGGTACTTTCTGAAGTAAGCAAAGTTTTTGATGATAAAATGATGTACCAAGATGCTATAGAATTAATATATAATATGGTACAATTTGATGTTTATGAAAATGGTTTATATGTTCCTCTTTCTAATGATAAGACGACCTCTTCTCTTAGATTTAGTGATGGTGCTCTAGGAAACCTTTTTGTTTTGAATATTATAGGAGTTTGA